The following proteins are encoded in a genomic region of Pseudomonas saponiphila:
- the dapF gene encoding diaminopimelate epimerase, translating into MPLNFLKMHANGDDFVLIDARGRDNPITAERVRALGDRRRGIGFNQLVVLGDCQESAAQLTFFNADGSSLATCGSATRGAADLLLNESGATSVQVKTARGVQHCLRLEDQSVSVEMGLPSFDWQAIPLARELDSLSLPLPGQPAACSMGNPHCSFFVDDLQALDIATLGPQIERHPLFPQKTNVHFIQVIDRHTIRLRIWERNGAIPLGSGSCSCAAAVNGIRRGVLDSPVQVLCDGGPVTVSWDGQGKVRLAGSVTRVFSGSL; encoded by the coding sequence ATGCCGCTGAACTTTCTCAAGATGCACGCCAATGGCGACGACTTCGTGCTGATCGATGCCCGTGGCCGCGACAACCCGATCACCGCCGAACGGGTCCGGGCCCTGGGGGATCGTCGGCGCGGCATCGGTTTCAATCAGTTGGTGGTGCTCGGCGATTGCCAGGAGAGCGCGGCGCAACTGACCTTCTTCAATGCCGATGGTTCCAGCCTGGCTACCTGCGGCAGCGCGACTCGCGGCGCCGCCGACCTGCTGCTGAACGAAAGCGGGGCCACCTCGGTGCAGGTGAAAACCGCCCGCGGTGTGCAGCATTGCCTGCGCCTTGAGGATCAGTCGGTGTCCGTGGAAATGGGCCTGCCCTCATTCGACTGGCAGGCGATCCCCCTGGCCCGGGAGCTGGACAGCCTGAGCCTGCCACTGCCGGGACAGCCGGCAGCGTGCAGCATGGGCAATCCCCATTGCAGCTTTTTCGTCGACGACCTGCAGGCGCTGGACATCGCCACGCTGGGCCCGCAGATCGAGCGTCACCCGCTATTCCCGCAAAAGACCAACGTGCATTTCATCCAGGTGATCGACCGCCACACCATCCGCCTGCGTATCTGGGAGCGCAACGGCGCGATTCCCCTGGGCTCCGGTTCGTGCTCCTGCGCGGCGGCGGTCAACGGCATCCGCCGTGGCGTGCTCGACAGCCCGGTGCAGGTGCTGTGCGACGGCGGGCCGGTGACGGTGAGCTGGGACGGCCAGGGCAAGGTGCGCCTGGCCGGCAGCGTGACCCGGGTGTTCAGCGGGTCGTTGTGA
- a CDS encoding DASS family sodium-coupled anion symporter: MNPPVSQTSEARARLPVGLLIGVLALVAVLLLPLPADLPVAGQRMLAILAFAVVVWISEAVSYEASAIMITALMAFLIGTAPTLQDPTQLYGSSAAISLALTGFSNSALALVAGALFIAAAMTHTGLDRRIALVTLTRVGTSTRRILLGAIAVTILLSLLVPSATARSACVVPIMMGVIAAFGVDKRSNIAAGLMIVVAQGTSIWNVGIQTAAAQNLLTVGFMDKMLGQRVAWLDWLIAGAPWALIMSLVLLWLVLKLLPPETDSIPGGKEAVAQSLLDIGPMTGPQKRLLAVSLLLLLAWSTEGKLHPFDTTTTTYAGLVILLLPRVGIMTWKDVQSRIPWGTVIVFGVGISLGSALLSTQAGQWLGGQVVAHTGLDQVGPLAVFAILAAFLILIHLGFASATALTSALLPILIAVLQTLPGEFSRLGMTMLLGFVVSYGFILPINAPQNMVCLGTETFNARQFAKVGLLVTLIGYLLMLVFALTWWKWLGWM; encoded by the coding sequence ATGAATCCCCCTGTCAGTCAAACCTCCGAGGCCCGGGCACGCTTGCCCGTCGGGCTGTTGATCGGCGTGCTGGCGCTGGTCGCCGTGTTGCTGTTGCCGCTGCCCGCCGACCTGCCGGTAGCCGGCCAGCGGATGCTGGCGATCCTGGCCTTCGCCGTGGTGGTGTGGATCAGCGAAGCGGTGTCCTACGAGGCCAGCGCGATCATGATCACCGCGCTGATGGCCTTCCTGATCGGCACCGCGCCGACCCTGCAAGACCCGACCCAGCTCTATGGCAGCTCGGCGGCCATCAGCCTGGCCCTCACCGGGTTCTCCAACTCGGCCCTGGCCCTGGTGGCCGGCGCCTTGTTCATCGCCGCGGCCATGACCCACACCGGCCTCGACCGGCGCATCGCCCTGGTGACCCTGACCCGGGTCGGCACCAGCACCCGGCGCATCCTCCTCGGCGCCATCGCCGTGACCATCCTCCTCAGCCTGCTGGTGCCCAGCGCCACGGCGCGCAGTGCCTGCGTGGTGCCGATCATGATGGGGGTGATTGCCGCCTTTGGCGTCGACAAGCGTTCCAATATCGCCGCCGGGCTGATGATCGTGGTGGCCCAGGGCACCAGCATCTGGAACGTCGGGATCCAGACCGCCGCGGCGCAGAACCTGCTCACCGTGGGCTTCATGGACAAGATGCTCGGCCAGCGCGTGGCCTGGCTCGACTGGCTGATCGCCGGTGCGCCCTGGGCGCTGATCATGTCCCTGGTACTGCTGTGGCTGGTGCTGAAACTGCTGCCACCGGAAACCGACAGCATCCCCGGCGGCAAGGAAGCGGTGGCCCAGTCGCTGCTGGACATCGGCCCCATGACCGGGCCGCAGAAACGCCTGCTGGCGGTGTCCCTGCTGCTGCTCCTGGCCTGGTCCACCGAAGGCAAGCTGCACCCCTTCGATACCACGACCACCACCTACGCCGGGCTGGTGATCCTGCTGTTGCCACGGGTCGGCATCATGACCTGGAAGGACGTGCAGTCGCGCATTCCCTGGGGCACGGTGATCGTCTTCGGGGTCGGCATCAGCCTCGGTTCGGCGCTGCTCAGCACCCAGGCCGGGCAATGGCTGGGCGGGCAGGTGGTGGCCCATACCGGCCTGGATCAGGTCGGGCCGTTGGCGGTGTTCGCGATTCTCGCGGCGTTCCTGATCCTCATTCACTTGGGGTTCGCCAGCGCCACGGCATTGACCTCGGCGCTGCTGCCGATCCTGATCGCCGTGCTGCAGACCCTGCCGGGCGAGTTCAGCCGCCTGGGCATGACCATGCTCCTGGGCTTTGTCGTCAGCTACGGCTTCATCCTGCCGATCAACGCGCCGCAGAACATGGTCTGCCTGGGCACCGAAACCTTCAATGCCCGGCAGTTCGCCAAGGTCGGCCTGCTGGTGACGCTGATCGGCTACCTGCTGATGCTGGTGTTCGCCCTGACCTGGTGGAAGTGGCTGGGCTGGATGTAA
- a CDS encoding methyl-accepting chemotaxis protein, with product MVTRNVKLTLRALLSFGSICVLLVGLGGLALWKMGQIHDAAVELQTNWLPSVRQATLIESSTLRLRLETLHYVTESEANKPSSLNNLGVLRNNLNQAIKDYAALVSSQHEQETYDQVKSGAQAYQDKLAVLLQISKTSSTEEATNYVNQVTVPLANTLQSSIDELIRINEKGAAQSATDAGTQFTTGLTVTGVIVVLAIVLTALIALFFTRSIILPVQTLLATTRKIAEGDLRTQVEVSGQDELTELQTATRSMLDSLKSTIRHIADSSTQLASAAEEMSAITRESNAGIQQQSMETEQAATAVNEMTAAVEEVARNAVSASQSTQESERSAGLGKERVEQTIHSIEKLTGTVENTRVEMAGLAQQAQDITKVLDVIRAIAEQTNLLALNAAIEAARAGEQGRGFAVVADEVRALAHRTQLSTQEIEQMIQGIQSGSNKAMLSMQQSSEDASQTLAIAHEAGSAIGHIAQAISHINERNLMIATASEEQAQVARSVDQNLMSIRDLSVQSSSAASQTSIASSELSNLAVGLNKLVARFSL from the coding sequence ATGGTGACAAGAAACGTGAAACTGACCTTGCGAGCGCTGCTCAGCTTCGGCTCGATCTGCGTGTTACTGGTTGGCCTGGGAGGACTGGCCCTGTGGAAGATGGGACAGATCCATGATGCCGCGGTAGAACTGCAAACCAACTGGCTGCCCAGCGTGCGGCAAGCCACCCTGATCGAATCCAGCACCCTGCGCCTGCGCCTCGAAACCCTGCACTACGTCACCGAGAGCGAGGCCAACAAACCCTCCTCCCTGAACAACCTGGGTGTCCTCAGGAACAACCTCAACCAGGCTATCAAGGACTACGCTGCGCTGGTCTCCAGCCAGCACGAGCAGGAAACCTACGACCAGGTCAAGAGCGGCGCCCAGGCCTACCAGGACAAGCTGGCGGTGCTCCTGCAAATCAGCAAGACCAGCAGCACGGAAGAAGCCACCAACTATGTCAACCAGGTCACGGTGCCCCTGGCCAACACCCTGCAGTCCTCCATCGATGAGCTGATCCGCATCAACGAGAAAGGCGCCGCACAATCGGCGACCGATGCCGGCACCCAGTTCACCACCGGGCTGACCGTGACCGGGGTGATCGTTGTCCTGGCCATCGTGCTCACCGCCCTGATCGCCCTGTTCTTCACCCGCAGCATCATCCTGCCGGTGCAGACCCTGCTGGCGACCACCCGGAAAATCGCCGAGGGCGATCTGCGCACCCAGGTGGAAGTCAGCGGCCAGGACGAACTCACCGAGCTGCAGACCGCCACCCGTTCCATGCTCGACAGCCTGAAGTCGACCATCCGCCACATTGCCGATTCGTCCACCCAACTGGCCTCCGCCGCCGAGGAAATGAGCGCCATCACCCGCGAGTCCAACGCCGGTATCCAGCAGCAGAGCATGGAGACCGAACAGGCCGCCACGGCGGTCAACGAAATGACCGCCGCCGTTGAGGAAGTGGCGCGCAACGCCGTGTCCGCTTCGCAATCGACCCAGGAATCCGAACGCTCCGCCGGGCTCGGCAAGGAACGGGTCGAGCAGACCATCCACTCCATCGAGAAGCTCACCGGCACAGTGGAAAATACCCGCGTGGAAATGGCCGGCCTGGCGCAACAGGCCCAGGACATCACCAAGGTCCTGGACGTGATCCGGGCGATTGCCGAACAGACCAATCTGCTGGCCCTCAACGCCGCCATCGAAGCCGCCCGGGCCGGCGAACAAGGCCGCGGTTTTGCCGTGGTGGCCGATGAAGTACGCGCCCTGGCCCACCGCACCCAGCTCTCGACCCAGGAAATCGAGCAGATGATCCAGGGCATCCAGAGCGGTTCGAACAAGGCCATGCTGTCCATGCAACAGAGCAGCGAGGACGCCAGCCAGACCCTGGCCATCGCCCATGAGGCCGGCTCGGCCATCGGCCACATCGCCCAGGCCATCAGCCACATCAATGAACGCAACCTGATGATCGCCACCGCCTCGGAGGAACAGGCCCAGGTGGCACGCTCGGTGGACCAGAACCTGATGAGCATTCGCGACCTGTCGGTACAGAGCTCGTCCGCCGCCAGCCAGACCTCGATTGCCAGCAGTGAACTGTCGAACCTGGCGGTGGGTCTGAACAAACTGGTGGCACGCTTCTCCCTGTGA
- a CDS encoding HD-GYP domain-containing protein: MLKHISIQQLQMGMYIHQFCGSWLDHSFWKAGFLLDSRDDLQRLQRSNLSSLWIDTAKGRDLPEASVAPAPSAPPEPTRAETPRASMDEEVQRAIKLCAHSRKAVMAMFQEVRMGQALEMQQAEELVVLMGQSLLRHPDALISLARLKSADDYTYMHSVAVCALMLATARQLGLSEDYIRLAGIAGLLHDVGKLTIPDSILNKPQKLSDSEFERVKLHPEAGGAILRQSPDVDALVLDVCLHHHEKADGSGYPHRLAGNQISLFAQMGAVCDVYDAVTSNRPYNRGWDPAEAIQRMSTWKGHFDQRVFQAFVKSVGIYPVGALVRLESGRLAVVIEQNPKSLLTPKVRVFFSTRSNLPLEQNVVDLAKIQGQDRILAREAPQDWEFKNLDRLWNPLPA, translated from the coding sequence ATGCTGAAACACATCTCCATCCAGCAGCTGCAAATGGGCATGTACATCCATCAATTCTGTGGTTCCTGGCTGGACCACTCGTTCTGGAAAGCCGGCTTCCTCCTCGACAGCCGGGACGACCTGCAACGCCTGCAACGCTCCAACCTCAGCAGCCTGTGGATCGACACCGCCAAGGGCCGCGACCTGCCCGAGGCCAGTGTCGCGCCAGCGCCAAGCGCCCCGCCAGAACCAACCAGGGCTGAGACACCCCGGGCGAGCATGGACGAGGAAGTCCAGCGCGCGATCAAGCTCTGCGCCCACTCGCGCAAGGCAGTGATGGCGATGTTCCAGGAAGTGCGCATGGGCCAGGCCCTGGAAATGCAGCAAGCCGAGGAGCTGGTGGTGCTGATGGGCCAGTCGCTGCTGCGCCACCCCGATGCGCTGATCAGCCTGGCGCGCCTGAAGAGCGCCGATGACTACACCTATATGCATTCAGTGGCGGTGTGCGCGCTGATGCTGGCCACCGCCCGCCAACTGGGCCTGTCAGAGGACTACATCCGCCTGGCGGGGATCGCCGGACTGCTGCATGACGTGGGCAAGCTGACCATTCCCGACAGCATCCTCAACAAACCGCAAAAGCTCTCGGACAGCGAGTTCGAACGGGTCAAGCTGCACCCCGAAGCCGGCGGCGCGATCCTGCGGCAGAGCCCCGACGTGGATGCGCTGGTGCTGGACGTGTGCCTGCACCACCACGAGAAAGCCGATGGCTCAGGCTATCCGCACCGGCTGGCGGGCAATCAGATCAGCCTGTTCGCGCAGATGGGCGCGGTGTGCGATGTGTACGACGCGGTGACCTCCAACCGCCCCTACAACCGAGGCTGGGACCCGGCCGAGGCGATCCAGCGCATGTCCACCTGGAAAGGCCATTTCGACCAGCGGGTGTTCCAGGCCTTCGTCAAGAGCGTGGGCATCTATCCGGTGGGCGCCCTGGTGCGCCTGGAAAGCGGGCGCCTGGCGGTGGTGATCGAACAGAACCCCAAGTCGTTGCTCACGCCCAAGGTCCGGGTGTTCTTCTCCACTCGCTCCAACCTGCCCCTGGAGCAGAACGTGGTCGACCTGGCCAAGATCCAGGGCCAGGATCGCATCCTCGCCCGCGAAGCCCCGCAGGACTGGGAGTTCAAGAACCTGGACCGGCTGTGGAACCCGCTCCCGGCCTGA
- the bkdR gene encoding Bkd operon transcriptional regulator BkdR: MRKLDRTDIGILNSLQENARITNADLARSVNLSPTPCFNRVKAMEELGLIREQVTLLDADLLGLHVNVFIHVSLEKQVEEALQHFEAAIADRPEVMECYLMAGDPDYLIRVLVPTIQALERFMMDFLTKVPGVANIRSSFALKQVRYKTALPLPANGMTLGS; the protein is encoded by the coding sequence ATGCGCAAACTGGACCGTACCGACATCGGCATTCTCAACAGCCTTCAGGAGAATGCTCGCATCACCAACGCCGACCTGGCCCGTTCGGTGAATCTTTCGCCCACGCCGTGCTTCAACCGGGTCAAGGCCATGGAGGAGCTGGGACTGATCCGCGAGCAGGTGACCCTGCTGGATGCCGACCTGTTGGGGCTGCACGTCAACGTGTTCATTCACGTCAGCCTGGAGAAGCAGGTGGAGGAGGCCTTGCAGCACTTCGAAGCGGCCATTGCCGATCGCCCGGAAGTCATGGAGTGCTACCTGATGGCGGGTGACCCGGACTACCTGATCCGGGTGCTGGTGCCGACCATCCAGGCCCTGGAGCGCTTCATGATGGACTTCCTGACCAAGGTGCCCGGGGTGGCCAACATCCGTTCCAGCTTCGCCCTCAAGCAGGTGCGCTACAAGACCGCGCTGCCGTTGCCGGCCAATGGCATGACCCTGGGCAGCTAA
- a CDS encoding 3-methyl-2-oxobutanoate dehydrogenase (2-methylpropanoyl-transferring) subunit alpha yields the protein MTTAYEPLRLHVPEPSGRPGCKTDFTYLRLNDAGLARKPPIDIEPADCADLARGLIRVLDDQGNALGDWAADIPLEILRKGMRAMLKTRIFDNRMVVAQRQKKMSFYMQSLGEEAIGSAQALALNIDDMCFPTYRQQSILMAREVPLVEMICQLLSNERDPLKGRQLPIMYSVKESGFFTISGNLATQFVQGVGWGMASAIKGDTKIASAWIGDGATAESDFHTALTFAHVYRAPVILNVVNNQWAISTFQAIAGGEATTFAGRGVGCGIASLRVDGNDFLAVYAASRWAAERARRNLGPTLIEWVTYRAGPHSTSDDPSKYRPADDWSHFPLGDPIARLKQHLIKIGQWSEEEHAAVSAELEAQVIAAQKEAEQYGTLAGGQIPSAATMFEDVYKDMPEHLKRQRQELGV from the coding sequence ATGACCACCGCGTATGAACCGCTACGCCTGCACGTTCCCGAACCCTCGGGTCGTCCCGGCTGCAAGACCGACTTCACCTACCTGCGTCTGAACGATGCCGGCCTGGCTCGCAAACCCCCTATCGATATCGAACCTGCCGACTGCGCCGACCTGGCCCGCGGGCTGATTCGCGTGCTCGACGACCAGGGCAACGCCCTCGGCGACTGGGCCGCGGACATACCGCTGGAAATCCTGCGCAAGGGCATGCGCGCCATGCTCAAGACGCGGATCTTCGACAACCGCATGGTGGTCGCCCAACGGCAGAAGAAGATGTCCTTCTACATGCAGAGCCTGGGCGAGGAAGCCATCGGCAGCGCCCAGGCCCTGGCCCTGAACATCGACGACATGTGCTTCCCCACCTACCGCCAGCAGAGCATCCTGATGGCCCGGGAAGTGCCGCTGGTGGAGATGATCTGCCAACTGCTGTCCAACGAGCGCGATCCGCTCAAGGGGCGCCAGCTGCCGATCATGTACTCGGTCAAGGAATCCGGCTTTTTCACCATTTCCGGCAACCTGGCGACCCAGTTCGTCCAGGGCGTGGGCTGGGGCATGGCCTCGGCGATCAAGGGCGATACCAAGATCGCCTCGGCCTGGATCGGCGACGGTGCCACCGCCGAGTCGGACTTCCACACCGCCCTGACCTTCGCTCACGTTTACCGCGCGCCGGTGATCCTCAACGTGGTCAACAACCAGTGGGCCATCTCCACCTTCCAGGCCATCGCCGGCGGTGAAGCCACCACCTTCGCCGGACGCGGCGTGGGTTGCGGCATCGCCTCCCTGCGGGTCGACGGCAACGACTTCCTCGCGGTCTACGCCGCCTCGCGCTGGGCCGCCGAACGCGCCCGGCGCAACCTCGGGCCGACCCTGATCGAGTGGGTCACCTACCGCGCCGGCCCGCACTCCACCTCCGACGACCCGTCGAAATACCGTCCGGCCGACGACTGGAGCCACTTCCCCCTGGGCGACCCGATTGCCCGCCTCAAGCAGCACCTGATCAAGATCGGCCAGTGGTCCGAAGAGGAACACGCCGCGGTCAGCGCCGAGCTCGAAGCCCAGGTCATTGCCGCGCAGAAGGAAGCCGAGCAGTACGGCACCCTCGCCGGCGGCCAGATCCCCAGCGCCGCGACCATGTTCGAGGACGTCTACAAGGACATGCCCGAGCACCTGAAACGCCAACGCCAGGAACTGGGGGTCTGA
- a CDS encoding alpha-ketoacid dehydrogenase subunit beta translates to MNDHNNNIQLDTAMTTTTMTMIQALRSAMDVMLERDDNVVVFGQDVGYFGGVFRCTEGLQSKYGTSRVFDAPISESGIVGAAIGMGAYGLRPVAEIQFADYVYPASDQIISEAARLRYRSAGQFTAPMTLRMPCGGGIYGGQTHSQSIEAMFTQVCGLRTVMPSNPYDAKGLLIASIENDDPVIFLEPKRLYNGPFDGHHDRPVTPWSKHPAAQVPDGYYKVPLDVAAIARPGKDVTVLTYGTTVYVSQVAAEETGIDAEVIDLRSLWPLDLDTIVKSVKKTGRCVVVHEATRTCGFGAELVSLVQEHCFHHLEAPIERVTGWDTPYPHAQEWAYFPGPSRVGAALQRVMEV, encoded by the coding sequence ATGAACGATCACAACAACAATATCCAGCTGGACACCGCCATGACCACCACCACCATGACCATGATCCAGGCCCTGCGCTCGGCCATGGATGTGATGCTTGAGCGTGACGACAACGTCGTGGTGTTCGGCCAGGACGTGGGTTACTTCGGCGGCGTGTTCCGCTGCACCGAGGGCCTGCAGTCCAAGTACGGCACCTCGCGGGTGTTCGACGCGCCGATCTCGGAAAGCGGCATCGTCGGCGCCGCCATCGGCATGGGCGCCTACGGCCTGCGCCCGGTGGCGGAAATACAGTTCGCCGACTACGTCTACCCGGCCTCCGACCAGATCATTTCCGAAGCCGCGCGCCTGCGCTATCGCTCCGCCGGCCAGTTCACCGCGCCGATGACCCTGCGCATGCCCTGCGGTGGCGGCATCTATGGCGGCCAGACCCACAGCCAGAGCATCGAGGCGATGTTCACCCAGGTCTGCGGCCTGCGTACCGTGATGCCCTCCAACCCCTACGACGCCAAGGGCCTGTTGATTGCCTCCATCGAGAACGATGACCCGGTGATCTTTCTTGAACCCAAGCGCCTGTACAACGGCCCGTTCGATGGCCACCACGATCGCCCGGTGACCCCTTGGTCGAAACACCCGGCAGCCCAGGTGCCGGACGGCTACTACAAGGTGCCGCTGGACGTGGCGGCCATCGCCCGCCCAGGCAAGGACGTCACCGTCCTGACCTACGGCACCACCGTCTATGTGTCGCAAGTGGCGGCCGAGGAAACCGGCATCGACGCCGAGGTCATCGACCTGCGCAGCCTGTGGCCCCTGGACCTGGACACCATCGTCAAGTCGGTGAAGAAGACCGGCCGTTGCGTGGTGGTGCATGAAGCCACTCGCACCTGCGGCTTCGGCGCCGAGCTGGTGTCGCTGGTGCAGGAACACTGCTTCCACCACCTGGAAGCCCCGATCGAGCGCGTCACCGGTTGGGATACGCCGTATCCCCACGCGCAGGAGTGGGCATATTTCCCAGGGCCGTCCCGAGTGGGCGCGGCGCTGCAACGGGTCATGGAGGTCTGA
- a CDS encoding dihydrolipoamide acetyltransferase family protein — protein sequence MGTHVIKMPDIGEGIAEVELAQWHVKVGDQVVEDQVLADVMTDKAMVDIPSPVHGTVISLGGEPGEVMAVGSILISIEVEGAGNLKESAQAAAPAAKAPEVIDKPVAAPVVEAPKVEKAVASQAACRAAPQAPVARQADERPLASPAVRKHALDLGIQLRLVQGSGPAGRILHEDLEAYLAQDSQPLKAYSAPGVGYAERHDEEQIPVIGMRRKIAQRMQESKHRAAHFSYVEEVDVTALEELRIHLNEKHGASRGKLTLLPFLVRAMVVALRDFPQINARYDDEAQVITRHGAVHVGVATQSDVGLMVPVVRHAEARSLWGNAEEISRLAKAARSGKAARDELSGSTITLTSLGALGGIVSTPVLNLPEVAIVGVNRIVERPMVIKGQIVIRKMMNLSSSFDHRVVDGMDAAQFIQAIRGLLEQPATLFVD from the coding sequence ATGGGCACGCACGTTATCAAGATGCCGGACATCGGCGAAGGCATCGCAGAAGTGGAACTGGCGCAGTGGCACGTAAAAGTCGGCGACCAGGTAGTGGAAGACCAGGTGCTGGCGGACGTGATGACCGACAAGGCGATGGTCGACATCCCCTCCCCGGTGCACGGCACGGTCATTTCCCTGGGTGGCGAACCCGGTGAAGTGATGGCGGTGGGCAGCATCCTCATCAGCATCGAAGTCGAAGGCGCGGGCAACCTCAAGGAGTCCGCCCAGGCTGCCGCGCCGGCGGCAAAAGCGCCGGAAGTTATTGACAAGCCTGTCGCCGCGCCAGTGGTCGAAGCGCCAAAGGTGGAAAAAGCCGTCGCCAGCCAGGCCGCCTGCCGCGCCGCGCCCCAGGCACCGGTGGCACGCCAGGCCGACGAGCGCCCCCTGGCCTCGCCCGCCGTGCGCAAGCATGCCCTGGACCTGGGCATCCAGCTGCGCCTGGTGCAAGGCAGCGGCCCGGCCGGGCGCATCCTGCACGAGGACCTGGAAGCCTACCTGGCCCAGGACAGCCAGCCGCTCAAGGCTTACTCGGCGCCGGGTGTCGGTTACGCCGAACGCCACGACGAAGAGCAGATCCCGGTGATCGGCATGCGCCGCAAGATCGCCCAGCGCATGCAGGAATCCAAGCACCGCGCCGCGCACTTCAGCTATGTCGAGGAAGTGGACGTCACGGCTCTGGAAGAGCTGCGCATCCACCTCAACGAGAAACACGGCGCCAGCCGCGGCAAGCTGACCCTGCTGCCGTTCCTGGTGCGGGCCATGGTCGTCGCCCTGCGCGACTTCCCGCAGATCAACGCCCGCTACGACGACGAAGCCCAGGTCATCACCCGCCATGGCGCGGTGCATGTCGGGGTCGCCACCCAGAGCGACGTCGGCCTGATGGTGCCGGTGGTCCGCCACGCCGAAGCCCGCAGCCTATGGGGCAACGCCGAAGAGATCTCGCGCCTGGCCAAGGCTGCCCGCAGCGGCAAGGCCGCCAGGGATGAACTGTCCGGTTCCACCATCACCCTCACCAGCCTCGGCGCCCTCGGTGGGATCGTCAGCACCCCGGTGCTGAACCTGCCGGAAGTGGCGATTGTCGGGGTCAACCGCATCGTCGAGCGGCCGATGGTGATCAAGGGCCAGATCGTGATCCGCAAGATGATGAACCTCTCCAGCTCCTTCGATCACCGGGTGGTCGATGGCATGGACGCTGCGCAATTCATCCAGGCCATTCGCGGCCTGCTCGAACAACCCGCCACGCTGTTCGTGGACTGA
- the lpdA gene encoding dihydrolipoyl dehydrogenase: MQQTLNTQLLIIGGGPGGYVAAIRAGQLGISTILVEGQALGGTCLNIGCIPSKALIHVAEQFHQTRHHSQGSALGIEVAAPTLNIGKSVEWKDGIVDRLTTGVAALLKKNKVQVIHGWAKVIDGKTVEIEGADTRIHCEHLLLASGSKSVNLPMLPIGGPIISSTEALAPKTLPKRLTVVGGGYIGLELGIAYRKLGVEVSVVEAQERILPAYDAELTQPVLESVKQLGITLYLKHSVLGFDAASSSLQVREPNGGTLNLETDQVLVAVGRKPNTQGWNLESLNLDMNGAAVKIDHRCQTSMRNVWAIGDLCGEPMLAHRAMAQGEMVAELIAGKHREFNPAAIPAVCFTDPELVVVGKTPDEARAAGLDCIVSSFPFAANGRAMTLESKSGFVRVVARSDNHLIVGWQAVGVGVSELSTAFGQSLEMGARLEDIGGTIHAHPTLGEAVQEAALRALGHALHL; this comes from the coding sequence ATGCAACAGACTCTCAATACCCAACTGCTGATCATCGGCGGTGGTCCTGGCGGTTATGTGGCGGCGATCCGTGCCGGCCAGCTGGGCATCTCCACCATCCTGGTGGAAGGCCAGGCCCTGGGCGGCACCTGCCTGAACATCGGCTGCATCCCGTCCAAGGCGCTGATCCACGTGGCCGAGCAGTTCCACCAGACCCGCCACCACAGCCAGGGCTCGGCCCTGGGCATCGAAGTGGCGGCGCCGACCCTGAACATCGGCAAGAGCGTGGAATGGAAGGACGGCATCGTCGACCGCCTGACCACCGGGGTCGCCGCGCTGCTGAAGAAAAACAAGGTCCAGGTGATTCACGGCTGGGCCAAGGTCATCGACGGCAAGACCGTGGAGATCGAAGGCGCCGATACTCGCATCCACTGCGAGCACCTGCTGCTGGCCAGCGGTTCGAAAAGCGTCAACCTGCCGATGCTGCCCATCGGCGGGCCGATCATCTCCTCCACTGAGGCCCTGGCGCCCAAGACCCTGCCCAAGCGCCTGACCGTGGTTGGCGGCGGCTATATCGGCCTGGAACTGGGCATTGCCTACCGCAAGCTGGGGGTCGAGGTCAGTGTGGTCGAGGCCCAGGAACGCATCCTGCCGGCCTATGACGCGGAGCTGACCCAGCCGGTGCTGGAATCGGTGAAGCAGCTGGGAATCACGCTCTACCTCAAGCACAGCGTGCTCGGCTTCGATGCCGCCAGCAGCAGCCTGCAGGTGCGCGAACCCAATGGCGGCACCCTGAACCTGGAAACCGACCAGGTGCTGGTGGCGGTGGGCCGCAAGCCCAACACCCAGGGCTGGAACCTGGAAAGCCTGAACCTGGACATGAACGGCGCGGCGGTCAAGATCGACCACCGCTGCCAGACCAGCATGCGCAACGTCTGGGCCATCGGTGACCTGTGCGGCGAACCGATGCTGGCCCACCGGGCCATGGCCCAGGGCGAGATGGTCGCCGAGCTGATCGCCGGCAAGCACCGCGAGTTCAACCCGGCGGCGATCCCGGCGGTGTGCTTCACCGACCCGGAACTGGTGGTGGTGGGCAAGACCCCGGACGAGGCCCGCGCCGCGGGACTGGATTGCATCGTCAGCAGCTTCCCGTTCGCGGCCAACGGCCGGGCCATGACCCTGGAATCGAAAAGCGGTTTCGTGCGGGTGGTGGCCCGAAGTGACAATCACCTGATTGTCGGCTGGCAGGCCGTGGGGGTCGGGGTGTCCGAATTGTCCACGGCGTTTGGCCAATCCCTGGAAATGGGCGCGCGCCTGGAAGATATCGGCGGCACCATCCACGCTCACCCGACCCTGGGCGAAGCGGTCCAGGAAGCGGCGCTGCGGGCCTTGGGCCACGCCTTGCATTTGTAA